CGCGCACGCTGAGGGCGGAGCGCAACGCCAGCCTGCGCACCTTGCGGTTGACCTTGAAGGTGAATGGCTCAGAAAATGTTATCATCCATAGAAGATATTCAGGACAACACCTATGCAAAAAAT
Above is a genomic segment from Calditrichota bacterium containing:
- the rplD gene encoding 50S ribosomal protein L4 — encoded protein: FLHRCCPEYLLWMITFSEPFTFKVNRKVRRLALRSALSVRAGEDRIMVLEDFTFIPRTKIRC